A window of the Brassica napus cultivar Da-Ae chromosome A2, Da-Ae, whole genome shotgun sequence genome harbors these coding sequences:
- the LOC106379683 gene encoding uncharacterized protein LOC106379683: MALNWGPVLMSVIFFIVLTPGVLFQVPGKTKVVEFGGFQTSGAAIVIHTLIFFACITVSLIALHIHIYAA, encoded by the coding sequence ATGGCTTTGAATTGGGGACCCGTGTTAATGTCGGTGATTTTTTTCATTGTATTGACTCCCGGAGTATTGTTTCAGGTTCCGGGGAAGACCAAGGTGGTTGAGTTTGGCGGGTTTCAGACAAGCGGTGCAGCCATTGTGATTCACACACTCATCTTCTTTGCATGCATCACAGTCTCCCTTATCGCTCTTCATATCCACATCTACGCTGCCTAG
- the LOC106364629 gene encoding uncharacterized protein LOC106364629, with protein sequence MGLTNFILTVAGVGAVVMLLKSDVKQSVTVLRRNVKHIRHWLEEETSAASKAAQSIKPKEIETKVPGKDIPKEKN encoded by the exons ATGGGTTTAACGAATTTCATACTGACGGTGGCCGGAGTAGGCGCCGTGGTGATGCTATTGAAGAGCGACGTCAAGCAATCTGTCACCGTCTTGAGGCGCAACGTCAAACACATCCGCCACTGGCTCGAAGAAGAAACCTCCGCCGCCTCCAA ggcAGCACAGTCGATAAAACCAAAGGAAATTGAAACCAAGGTTCCGGGGAAGGACATTCCCAAAGAGAAGAATTAG
- the LOC106367225 gene encoding COP9 signalosome complex subunit 3, with the protein MSSTENLITSIQGLSASSGDLSALHRILKGAEETLRADSDLELSTLEELDASKHSLGYLYLLDVLTCGPMSNEKALDVVLLISRFISSCDAEQIRIASDKFVSLCKRFKDRVLELEDPLRGVAPLLSAVRKVQVSSKRLTALHPDCLQLCLLAKCYKAGFSILSDDILEVDQPRDFYLYCYYGGMICIGQKKFQKALELLYNVVTAPMHSVNAIALEAYKKYILVTLIHSGQFSVSLPKCASTAAQRHLKTWSLPYTEVGNCYNEGKISELQAVVVAHSSDFEKDNNLGLVKQAVSSLYKRNILRLTQKYLTLSLQDIANMVQLANAKEAEMHVLQMIQDGQIHALINQKDGMVRFLEDPEQYKTSEMIEVMDSVIQRTIGLSKNLIAMDESLSCDPLYLGKVGRERQRYDFGEDFDTVPQKFSM; encoded by the exons ATGAGCTCGACGGAGAATCTGATAACCTCAATCCAGGGCTTATCCGCGAGCTCCGGTGACTTATCCGCACTCCACCGTATTCTCAAAGGAGCTGAGGAGACGCTCCGAGCCGATTCGGATCTTGAACTCTCTACTCTCGAAGAGCTCGACGCTTCCAAGCATTCTCTCGGCTACCTTTATCTCCT CGATGTTCTCACGTGTGGTCCAATGTCGAATGAGAAAGCTTTAGATGTGGTTCTGTTGATTTCTCGGTTCATTTCTTCTTGCGATGCTGAGCAGATTCGTATAGCCAGCGACAAAT TTGTGTCTCTTTGTAAGAGATTCAAAGACAGAGTCTTGGAGCTCGAGGATCCCTTACGAGGAGTGGCGCCACTGTTGTCAGCTGTTCGTAAGGTTCAGGTTTCAAGCAAACGTTTGACTGCGTTGCATCCGGATTGTCTTCAGCTGTGTTTGCTGGCTAAGTGCTATAAAGCTGGGTTTTCGATTCTTAGTGATGATATCTTGGAGGTTGACCAGCCTAGGGATTTTTATCTCTATTGCTATTATGG GGGAATGATATGCATTGGACAGAAGAAATTCCAGAAAGCATTGGAGCTTCTTTACAAT GTTGTCACTGCTCCAATGCATAGTGTCAACGCCATAGCTCTTGAGGCGTACAAAAAGTACATTTTGGTCACTCTCATTCACTCTGGACAG TTTAGTGTCAGTCTCCCAAAGTGCGCTTCTACAGCAGCTCAGAGGCACCTCAAGACCTGGTCTTTA CCTTACACTGAAGTAGGCAATTGCTACAACGAAGGGAAGATCAGTGAGCTACAGGCAGTGGTTGTGGCCCACAGCTCAGATTTTGAAAAG GACAATAACCTTGGATTAGTTAAGCAAGCTGTGTCATCCCTTTACAAGCGGAACATTCTGAGATTGACTCAGAAGTACTTGACCTTGTCGCTTCAAGATATAGCCAACATGGTCCAACTTGCTAATGCTAAGGAGGCTGAAATGCATGTGCTTCAGATG ATCCAGGATGGTCAGATACATGCTCTTATCAATCAGAAAGATGGAATGGTCAGATTTTTGGAGGACCCTGAGCAGTACAAAACCAGTGAGATGATAGAGGTCATGGACTCTGTCATCCAAAG GACTATTGGGCTGTCGAAGAATCTCATAGCCATGGATGAGAGCTTGTCATGTGATCCTTTATACTTGGGAAAG GTCGGAAGGGAAAGGCAAAGGTATGACTTTGGAGAGGATTTTGATAC
- the LOC106367226 gene encoding 3-isopropylmalate dehydrogenase 1, chloroplastic, which produces MAAALQTNTRLNPINVVPGRSLTNPSRAPCRVRCAAASPGKKRFNIALLPGDGIGPEVISVAKNVLQQAGSLEGLEFNFQEMPVGGAALDLVGVPLPEESFAAAKQSDAILLGAIGGYKWDNNEKHLRPEMALFYLRRDLKVFANLRPATVLPQLVDASTLKREVAEGVDMMIVRELTGGIYFGEPRGIKTDENGEEVGFNTEFYAAHEIDRIARVAFETARKRRGKLCSVDKANVLDASILWRRRVTALASEYPDVELTHMYVDNAAMQLIRDPKQFDTIVTNNIFGDILSDEASMITGSIGMLPSASLGVSGPGLFEPIHGSAPDIAGQDKANPLATILSAAMLLKYGLGEEKAAKRIEDAVLDTLNKGFRTGDIYSPGNKLVGCKEMGEEVLKSVDSKVTATV; this is translated from the exons atggcggCAGCTTTACAAACGAACACACGGTTGAATCCGATCAATGTCGTCCCAGGCAGATCTCTCACCAATCCCTCTCGCGCGCCGTGTAGAGTAAGGTGCGCCGCCGCTTCACCGGGGAAAAAACGGTTTAACATCGCTCTACTTCCCGGCGACGGGATCGGTCCGGAAGTCATCTCCGTCGCCAAGAACGTGCTTCAACAAGCTGGATCTCTCGAAG GACTGGAGTTTAATTTCCAGGAGATGCCTGTCGGTGGAGCAgctttggatttggtcggagtGCCCTTGCCGGAGGAATCCTTTGCAGCTGCTAAACAATCTGATGCCATACTTCTTGGAGCTATCGGAGG GTACAAATGGGACAATAATGAGAAACATCTGAGACCAGAGATGGCTCTGTTTTACCTTAGAAGAGATCTCAAAGTCTTTGCAAACCTCAGACCTGCTACTGTTTTGCCACAG CTAGTTGATGCTTCCACCTTGAAGAGAGAAGTGGCAGAAGGTGTTGATATGATGATTGTAAGGGAGCTTACTGGAGGTATCTACTTTGGAGAGCCAAGGGGCATTAAAACCGATGAAAATGGCGAAGAAGTCGGCTTTAATACAGAGTTCTACGCTGCTCATGAG ATCGATAGAATTGCTCGTGTTGCATTCGAGACTGCTAGGAAACGGCGTGGCAAGCTGTGTTCTGTCGACAAAGCCAATGTGTTGGAT GCATCAATATTGTGGAGGAGAAGAGTAACAGCGTTAGCCTCTGAGTATCCAGACGTTGAACTAACACATATGTATGTCGACAATGCTGCAATGCAGCTTATTCGTGACCCCAAACAG TTTGACACAATAGTCACCAATAACATTTTTGGTGATATATTGTCTGATGAGGCTTCAATGATCACTGGAAGCATTGGGATGCTTCCATCTGCTAGTCTCGGTGTATcg GGACCTGGACTGTTTGAGCCTATACATGGTTCAGCACCAGATATAGCTGGCCAGGACAAGGCAAACCCATTGGCCACCATTCTCAGCGCTGCAATGCTTCTGAAATATGGACTTGGAGAAGAAAAGGCTGCAAAGAGGATCGAAGACGCGGTGTTGGATACTTTGAACAAAGGGTTTAGAACCGGTGACATCTACTCCCCTGGAAAT AAACTGGTGGGATGcaaggagatgggtgaggaagTGCTAAAATCAGTGGACTCCAAAGTTACAGCTACTGTTTAA
- the LOC106367227 gene encoding peroxidase 55-like: MDTSSDSKRHMQTCFFLGMLFFCMVVESDAELSENFYASTCPNVELIVRQAVATKYQQTTITAPATLRMFFHDCFVGGCDASVLVTSDNGDAEKDAQDNISLAGDGFDTVNKAKLAVEAQCPGRVSCADIMALAARDVVVLAGGPGFKVELGRRDGLVSNASRVDRKLPGPELDVNGLVNLFASNGLTMTDMIALSGAHTIGFSHCDRFANRLYNFSAFMPVDPTLDPAYAQQLMQSCPRVGADPSVAVNLDLNTPNVFDNVYFQNLVARKGLFTSDQILFNDFRSQATVIRFANSAEEFNRAFTSAMRKLGRVGVKVGSQGEIRRDCSAFN; encoded by the exons ATGGATACTAGTAGCGATTCAAAAAGACACATGCAGACGTGTTTTTTCCTAGGGATGCTGTTCTTTTGCATGGTGGTCGAGTCGGATGCTGAATTATCAGAAAATTTCTACGCCTCGACATGTCCTAACGTGGAGCTTATCGTTCGTCAGGCGGTTGCAACGAAATACCAACAAACCACCATCACGGCTCCGGCAACATTACGAATGTTCTTTCACGACTGCTTCGTCGGT GGATGTGATGCTTCTGTGTTAGTAACGTCTGATAATGGAGACGCGGAGAAGGACGCGCAGGACAATATATCTCTCGCAGGAGACGGTTTCGACACTGTGAATAAAGCTAAACTAGCTGTGGAAGCTCAATGTCCTGGCCGTGTGTCATGTGCCGATATTATGGCTCTCGCCGCCAGAGACGTTGTCGTCCTC GCTGGAGGGCCAGGGTTTAAGGTGGAGCTAGGGAGACGAGACGGGCTCGTGTCAAACGCGTCTAGAGTTGACAGGAAGTTACCAGGACCAGAGCTAGACGTAAATGGTCTGGTCAATCTATTCGCTAGTAACGGGCTTACAATGACCGACATGATTGCTCTCTCAGGCGCACACACTATAGGATTCTCTCACTGCGACCGTTTCGCTAACCGTCTCTACAACTTCTCAGCGTTCATGCCCGTAGACCCCACGCTTGACCCGGCCTACGCACAGCAGCTGATGCAGTCCTGCCCTCGTGTTGGTGCGGACCCCAGCGTCGCCGTAAACCTGGACCTAAACACCCCAAATGTCTTTGACAATGTCTACTTCCAGAACCTAGTTGCTCGGAAAGGACTTTTCACGTCCGATCAAATTCTGTTTAACGATTTCAGGTCTCAGGCAACGGTGATCAGGTTTGCAAACAGTGCTGAAGAGTTCAATAGGGCTTTTACGTCAGCTATGAGGAAACTCGGCCGCGTTGGTGTTAAGGTTGGGAGCCAAGGAGAGATCCGTAGGGATTGCTCTGCTTTTAACTAA